In Eubalaena glacialis isolate mEubGla1 chromosome 4, mEubGla1.1.hap2.+ XY, whole genome shotgun sequence, one DNA window encodes the following:
- the SPPL2B gene encoding signal peptide peptidase-like 2B isoform X4: MAAAAAAAVAAAALARLAAAFLLLAAQVACEYGMVHVVSETGGPKGKDYCILYNPQWAHLPLDLSKASLVQLRDWTTSVLCSPADLPARGFSNQIPLVARGNCTFYEKVRLAQGSGARGLLIISKETLVPPGGNKTQYDEIGIPVALLSYKDMLDIFETFGRAVRAALYAPKEPMLDYNMVIIFIMAVGTVALGGYWAGSRDVRKRYMKHKRDDGPEKHEDEAVDVTPVMICVFVVMCCSMLVLLYHFYDQLVYVIIGIFCLASSTGLYSCLSPLLQRLPFCRCRVPDNSLPYFHKRPQVRTLLLALLCLAVSVVWGVFRNEDQWAWILQDALGIAFCLYTLKTIRLPTFKACTLLLLVLFIYDVFFVFITPFLTKSGNSIMVEVATGPSDSATHEKLPMVLKVPRLNASPLALCDRPFSLLGFGDILVPGLLVAYCHRFDIQVQSSRVYFVACTIAYGIGLLVTFMALALMQRGQPALLYLVPCTLVTSCALALWRRELGMFWTGSGFAVNTSLL, from the exons GTGGCCTGTGAGTACGGCATGGTGCACGTGGTGTCCGAGACCGGGGGCCCCAAAGGCAAAGACTACTGCATCCTCTACAACCCGCAGTGGGCCCACCTGCCGCTCGACCTCAGCAAAGCG TCTCTCGTGCAGCTACGGGACTGGACGACCTCCGTGCTCTGCTCTCCGGCCGACCTCCCTGCCAGAGGCTTCAGTAACCAGATCCCCCTGGTGGCGCGGGGCAACTGCACCTTCTACGAGAAAGTGCGGCTGGCGCAGGGCAGCGGGGCGCGAGGGCTGCTCATCATCAGCAAGGAGACACTG gtcccCCCAGGAGGCAACAAGACGCAGTACGACGAGATCGGCATTCCCGTGGCCCTACTCAGCTACAAAGACATGCTGGACATTTTCGAG ACTTTCGGCCGGGCAGTACGGGCGGCACTGTACGCCCCCAAGGAGCCCATGCTGGACTACAACATggtcatcatcttcatcatggCTGTGGGCACCGTCGCCCTTGGGGGCTACTGGGCCGGGAGCCGGGATGTGAGGAA GAGGTACATGAAGCACAAGCGGGACGACGGGCCCGAGAAGCACGAGGACGAGGCCGTGGACGTGACGCCCGTTATGATCTGCGTGTTTGTGGTCATGTGCTGCTCCATGCTGGTGCTGCTTTACCACTTCTACGACCAGCTCG TCTACGTCATCATCGGCATCTTCTGCCTGGCCTCCTCCACGGGCCTCTACAGCTGCCTGTCGCCGCTCCTCCAGAGGCTGCCGTTCTGCAGGTGCAG GGTCCCCGACAACAGTCTGCCCTACTTCCACAAGCGCCCCCAGGTCCGCACGCTGCTCCTGGCGCTGCTGtgcctggccgtcagcgtggtgTGGGGCGTCTTCCGGAACGAGGACCA GTGGGCTTGGATCCTTCAGGACGCGCTGGGCATCGCCTTCTGCCTCTACACCTTGAAAACCATCCGCCTCCCCACGTTCAAG GCCTGcacgctgctgctgctggtgctgTTCATCTACGACGTCTTCTTCGTGTTCATCACGCCCTTCCTGACCAAG AGTGGGAACAGCATCATGGTGGAGGTGGCAACCGGGCCGTCGGACTCGGCCACCCACGAGAAG ctccccatGGTGCTGAAGGTGCCCAGACTCAACGCCTCGCCGCTGGCCCTGTGTGACCGGCCCTTCTCCCTCCTGGGCTTCGGGGACATCCTGGTCCCAG GGCTGCTCGTGGCCTACTGCCACCGCTTCGACATCCAGGTGCAGTCCTCCAGGGTCTACTTCGTGGCCTGCACCATCG CCTACGGCATCGGTCTCCTGGTGACGTTCATGGCGCTGGCCCTCATGCAGCGCGGCCAGCCCGCCCTCCTCTACCTGGTGCCCTGCACGCTTGTGACCAGCTGTGCCCTGGCGCTCTGGCGCAGGGAGCTGGGCATGTTCTGGACGGGCAGCGGCTTTGCGGTGAATACCAGTTTGCTATGA